CTCGAAGAGGCGGCCGCAGCCGCCGGTGAAGAGGGTGTCGCCGGTGAAGAGGACGCCGAGGGCCGGCAGGTGGAAGGCGAGGGCGCCGTGGGTGTGACCCGGCACGTGGAGGGCGACGCCCTCCTCGTCGAGCAGCTCGAAGCGTGCGCCGTCCTCCAGGGCCTCGGTGACGCCCTCGATCCTCCCCTCCCGCGCGTCGTGGGCCGAGGCGATCACCCGGGCGCCGGGGTGGCGGGCGAGGAGGGCGGCGAGGCCCCCGAGGTGGTCCCAGTGGTGGTGGGTCAGGAGGAAGGCGACGGGCGTGAGCTCGCTGCCGAGCAGCCACTCCAGCAGCCCCCGCTCTTCGCCGGGGTCGACGATCGCGCAGGTGCGCTCGCCGCGCCGGTGGAGCACCCAGGCGTAGTTGTCCGAGAGGAGCGGGACCGGCGTGATCTTCAGGGAGGCGCCGATGGGGCTAGCCCTTCGAGCCCCGGGCGAGGCGCTCCTTGGCGCGCCCGAGGATCTCCTCGGCCGCCTCGTCCATCGCCCGGTCGAGGACCTCGACCTGGGGATTGAAGGTGAAGCGGCCCCTGCGAATGGTGAGGATGCCGGTGAAGGCCTCCTCGCCCCGGATGCTCTCGAAGACGGCGTTCACCACCCGGCCGCGGTCGAGGAAGATCTCACCGGAGCGGTTCTTGCCTTCGACGTGGATCTGACCCGAGCGGCCGGCGTCCCCGAGGATCGAGACGATGTCCTCGAGCTTGATCTCGTCGAGGGTGCCCCGGATGGACTTGTTGCGGGCCTCGGACTCGCCGTAGGCCTCGAGGATCCGCTTGATCTTGGCCAGGAAGACCACCACCGCGTAGGGCTTCACGACGTAGTCGGCGGCCCCCAGGCGCAGCCCCTTCTCCACCGCGGTCGGGTTGTCCTCGGCGGTGAGGAAGACGAAGGGGATGGAGCGGCCCCAGGGCTTCTCCCGCAAGGTCTCGAGGAGGGTGAAGCCGTCCCGGTCGGGGAGGTTCGCCTCGGCGATGACCAGATCGGTGCCGTCCTCGGCGATCTCCATCGCCGTGTCGTAGTCCCGGGCGAGGGAGACCACGTAGCCGCGCTGGGAGAGCTTCAGCTCGAGGAGGGAGGCGTTCTCCGGATCGGGATCGACGATGAGGATGTGCTGCCCCTGGGCCAGGAGGCGCCGGCGCATCAGGTCACCGGTGAGGGTCTCGCGCAGCAGCTCGACCACCTGGGGGTCGAGGACGGTGCCCGCGTACGCCTGCACCTCGCGCAGGGCCGCGTCGCGATCGAGGGGCTCGCTCTCTCCCTCCCGGGGCACCCGGATGAAGTCCTCGTAGGCGTCGACCGCGGCGATGATCCGGGCGCCGAGGGTGATGGAGGCGCCGGCGGTGCCCTCCGGCACGCCGCTGCCATCCCAGGCCTCGTAGAGCTGACCCAGGATGGTGTTCACCGGGTTGGGCAGGCGCACGGCCTCCATCAGGCGCAGGGGCGTGCGGTAGTAGCGCTTCGCCTCCTTGCGGAAGAGGTCGAGCTCGGAGATGCCCGGCAGGGTGAGGTGGAGGTCCTCCTTCTTGCCGAGGTCGTGGAGGTAGGCCGCCATCACGATGTGGTTGGTCTCGCGCTGCCCGAGGTTCATCCGGCGGCAGATCTGCAGGGCGAGCTTGGCGACCGCGGCGGAGTGGCCCTTGAAGCGGGCCCGCGGCATCTCGATGAGGCCGACCAGCACGTTCAGGGTCTCGACGAAGTCGTTGTCGGTCGTGAGGGAGGCCGACTGCACGGCGTCCACGGCCTGCCGGACGGAGGTGGGCGCGATGGAGCCGGTGTCGGCGGCCGGCGCGGTCTGGGTGGCGACCGAGAGCCCGGAGAAGCTCCGGTTCACGTCGTCCACCTGACCGTCGGGCTGGGTCTGGTCCCGGCGGGGGCGGGGGCGATCCGCCTCGAGGTCGGCGAAGGCGCTGATGTCGCCGTAGTAGTGCTTGCGCACCGCCGCGCGGATCGCGGCCCGGGTGGCGATGTAGGCCTGCACCGAGGCGGCCTCCGAGACCAGCTGGATCTCGATCTGGACCTCGACGTTCTGGGGCTCGGCCATGACCACCGAGAGCACCTTGCGCGCGTCGTCCCAGAGGATCGGCAGCAGCAGCTGGCCCTCGGCCATCCGGACGGGGATCCGCTCCAGGATGGCGGAGGGGATCTTCACCTTGGAGAGCTTCTCGGTGCTGACGTAGCGAGTGTTGTACTCGGCTGCCAGGAAGCGGAGCATGGCCGACTCGGAGACGTAGCCCTGCTCCACCAGGACGTCTCCCAGCCGACCGCCGTGCTCGTTCTGGTACTCCACGGCTGTCTGAAGGTGCTCCGGCGAGAGAAATCCCGCCTCGACCAGACGCTCGCCCAGGAGTTTTCGGTCAGCCATCGTCTCCCGCTCCAGTGCGGGTGGAAGGTGAATAATTCAGTATAGACGTGGCTTTAGAGCACGGTCAAAAGAACTTCAGCTCTCCTCCGTGCCCCCCGAGCCGGCGCCATTGCCGGTGTCGCTCTTCGAGGGCGGCGCCTCGGTGGCCGGCGGGGCGGCCTCGGCCTTCTCGTTCTCCCTGGCCAGCGCGGCGAAGGGGTTGAAGGTCAGCGAGGCGGGCTTCTCCTCCCTGGGGCCCCGGCCGGGACCGCGGTCCCGCTCGCGTCCGCTCCGGGGACGGGCGTCGCGCTCGCCCCGCTCGGGGCGTCCGCTGCGCGGTCCCCGCCCGCCGGCGGGGCGGCCTCGGTCGGAGCGCTCGCCGGAGCGCTCGCCGGAGCGGCCGCCTCGGTCGGAGCGCTCGGAGCGCTCGGGGCGCTCGGGACGGCGGCGCGCGGGGCGGCGTCCGGCGGAGGATCCGTCGGTCTCGCTCGCGCCACGCCGCCCCTCACCCTCGCGGGCGGCGGGGGCGCCGGGGCTGCCCTCGCCCTTGCGGCGGCGGCTGGTGCGGCGCTTCCGGCGCTTCTTGCCTCCGCTGCCCTCCGGGCGGAAGAGCGGCCGGTCGTAGAAGCGGCTGTAGTCGGTCCAGCCGCTCTGGCCGGCGTTCTCCAGCAGCTCGGACCAGGACGAGATCCGGGCGTCCGCCAGGTCGGCGAAGTGGACCACCAGGGCCTCGAGGGTCATCGGCGGCTTCGCCGCGCCGTGCTCGGGGGCCCCATGGTGGGAGACGAGGATGTGCATCAGCTGGTCGCAGAGGCTCTCCGGGAAGTCCGGCAGCTCGGCGATGAGGGAGCGCACGCGGTTGGCGCCGAGCACCAGGTGGCCCATCAGGCGGCCGGCGTCGGTGTAGGTGAGGGGGCCGGCCCAGTCGAACTCCTCCAGCTTGCCGAGATCGTGGAGGAGGGCGCCGGTGACGGCCACGTCCCGGTCGACCTGCGGGTAGAGCGCGCAGAAGGCCTCGGTGAGCTGGGCGGTGGCGAGGGTGTGCTCGAGCAGCCCGCCGCGCCAGGCGTGGTGGACCGAGAGGGCCGCCGGCGCGCCGCGCAGGCCCGCGACGATGGACGGGTCGTTGTAGGCGCGCTCCAGCAGGGCCTTGAGCTGGGGGTGATCGAGGCTGTCCACCAGCTCCCTCACCGCCGCGAGCATCTCGTCGGGGGAGCGCTCGGGCTCGCCCACCAGCTCGATGGCGTCCACGCCGGCCTCGGCGGGATCGACCGGCTCGAGCTTGTCGATGCGCACCTGGAGCCGGCTCTGGAAGGTCGCCGACTGCCCCTCGACGCGGACGACCGCGCCGGAGGTGATGCCGTCGAGGGCCTCGGGATCGACGCCCCACATCCGCGCCTCGATTCGGCCGGTGGCGTCGGCGAGGGCGCCGACCAGGAAGGGCTTGCCCTGCCGGTCCAGAGGGAGGTCGAAGTGGCGCAGGACATAGATGCCCTTCACCGCCATCCCGCTCTTGATCTCGGCCACCGGCGTGCCCTTGGGCCGCCGGCGCTTCACGCCCTCGACCTCCTTCGGCTCCTCCGTCTCCTCCCCCCGAGCCTCAGCTTCAGCCTCAGCCTCAGCCTCGGCCTCGGCGGCCACGGGGGCCACGGCCTCGGCGGCCACGGGGGCCACGGCGGCCTCGGGCGCCTCCACTTCAGCCTTGGCCTCGGTGGCCTCGGCGGCGAGCTCGGGCTGCTCGGGGGTCTCGGGGGCGGTCTCGATGGGGGTGTTGGGCTCGGCCATGGTGGCTCCGGATTGAGGACTACTGAAGAGCGGACCGGATATCACCCGGGGCCGCCCGGGGCCACCGTTGCGGGACCCCGGCGGGTCCGCGCCCCCCACCGCGCGGTCGCGCACTCGGACCCGGACCCTTGGTCCAGGTGCCGGACCGCGTTTTCGCTGCCCGCCGCCCGAACCCCCCGCAAAGACGAGGGCCACCGAGGCGGCACGCCCCATGAAGCGCGTGCCGCCCCTTGTGCGTCCGCCCTCCCACGGTTGGCGAGAGCCCCTACCGTCCCCGCGCCCCGGCCCTCGGCCTCCTCCACCGCGTCGTTCGTGAGTGGCTCGCGGCCTTCCGCGAGCTGCGTCCCGATCTGCCCTTCCACGTCGTCCAGGCCTTCGAGGAGTTCCTCGACTGCGGCATCCTCGCGAACGGCTTCACCCGCCTGCGCTGCGCCGACTGCGGCCACGAGCGGCTCCTGCCCTTCTCCTGCAAGGGCCGCCTCTGCCCGAGCTGCAACGGCCGGCGGATGATCGAGACCGCCGCCCACCTCGTCGACCGGGTCCTCCCGCCGGCCCCCTACCGCC
Above is a genomic segment from Deltaproteobacteria bacterium containing:
- the gloB gene encoding hydroxyacylglutathione hydrolase — translated: MKITPVPLLSDNYAWVLHRRGERTCAIVDPGEERGLLEWLLGSELTPVAFLLTHHHWDHLGGLAALLARHPGARVIASAHDAREGRIEGVTEALEDGARFELLDEEGVALHVPGHTHGALAFHLPALGVLFTGDTLFTGGCGRLFEGTPEQMWSSLSRLAALPPETLVYCGHEYTRSNLRFAQHVEPGSLAVSARLALVEQARASGLPTVPATLGEELATNPFLRCTQPGPRAHTGREAPAEVFAALRAEKDGF
- a CDS encoding response regulator, producing MADRKLLGERLVEAGFLSPEHLQTAVEYQNEHGGRLGDVLVEQGYVSESAMLRFLAAEYNTRYVSTEKLSKVKIPSAILERIPVRMAEGQLLLPILWDDARKVLSVVMAEPQNVEVQIEIQLVSEAASVQAYIATRAAIRAAVRKHYYGDISAFADLEADRPRPRRDQTQPDGQVDDVNRSFSGLSVATQTAPAADTGSIAPTSVRQAVDAVQSASLTTDNDFVETLNVLVGLIEMPRARFKGHSAAVAKLALQICRRMNLGQRETNHIVMAAYLHDLGKKEDLHLTLPGISELDLFRKEAKRYYRTPLRLMEAVRLPNPVNTILGQLYEAWDGSGVPEGTAGASITLGARIIAAVDAYEDFIRVPREGESEPLDRDAALREVQAYAGTVLDPQVVELLRETLTGDLMRRRLLAQGQHILIVDPDPENASLLELKLSQRGYVVSLARDYDTAMEIAEDGTDLVIAEANLPDRDGFTLLETLREKPWGRSIPFVFLTAEDNPTAVEKGLRLGAADYVVKPYAVVVFLAKIKRILEAYGESEARNKSIRGTLDEIKLEDIVSILGDAGRSGQIHVEGKNRSGEIFLDRGRVVNAVFESIRGEEAFTGILTIRRGRFTFNPQVEVLDRAMDEAAEEILGRAKERLARGSKG
- a CDS encoding HD domain-containing protein encodes the protein MAEPNTPIETAPETPEQPELAAEATEAKAEVEAPEAAVAPVAAEAVAPVAAEAEAEAEAEAEARGEETEEPKEVEGVKRRRPKGTPVAEIKSGMAVKGIYVLRHFDLPLDRQGKPFLVGALADATGRIEARMWGVDPEALDGITSGAVVRVEGQSATFQSRLQVRIDKLEPVDPAEAGVDAIELVGEPERSPDEMLAAVRELVDSLDHPQLKALLERAYNDPSIVAGLRGAPAALSVHHAWRGGLLEHTLATAQLTEAFCALYPQVDRDVAVTGALLHDLGKLEEFDWAGPLTYTDAGRLMGHLVLGANRVRSLIAELPDFPESLCDQLMHILVSHHGAPEHGAAKPPMTLEALVVHFADLADARISSWSELLENAGQSGWTDYSRFYDRPLFRPEGSGGKKRRKRRTSRRRKGEGSPGAPAAREGEGRRGASETDGSSAGRRPARRRPERPERSERSDRGGRSGERSGERSDRGRPAGGRGPRSGRPERGERDARPRSGRERDRGPGRGPREEKPASLTFNPFAALARENEKAEAAPPATEAPPSKSDTGNGAGSGGTEES